The following is a genomic window from Pedobacter sp. KBS0701.
TTGCGATTGGCAGATATAAGCACCACGGTCGGCTGCCATATCGATGATGTTACGCATTTTGATTTCCCAAACGGTTTTGTATAATTCTTTGATGTAATCAGGAATGGTATCAATAGCCTGGATTGAACCGTTAGCCAATATGATTTGGTTTTTCATGTCGTTGTTCCACAAACCTAATGCAACCAAATCTTTCAATAAGTGTTTGTTTACCACGACAAACTCTCCACTTAATACACGACGGGTATAAATGTTTGAAGTATATGGCTCGAAACATTCGTTATTACCTAAAATCTGCGAAGTAGAGGCAGTTGGCATTGGTGCAACCAATAATGAGTTGTACACACCATCTTTAACTACTTTTTTGCGTAACGCATCCCAATCCCAACGGCCGCTATCTGGTGTTACATTCCATAAATCGAACTGGAATTTACCTTTTGATAACGGAGAACCTTTAAAAGTTTGGTAAGGACCATTTTTCACAGCTAAATCATGCGAAGCCGTCATTGAAGCAAAATAAATCGTTTCGAAAATGTCTTTATTTAAACGTTTAGCCTCATCACTTTCGAAAGGTAAACGCAATAAGATAAAGGCATCAGCCAAACCTTGTACACCTAAACCAACCGGACGGTGACGCATGTTTGAATTTTCGGCTTCCTGTACAGGATAATAGTTATGATCGATGATTTTATTCAGATTTAAAGTAGCCTGATAAGTTACATCGTATAATTTCTGGTGATCGAAAGCACCGTTGATTACGAAACGAGGCAATGCCAAAGAAGCTAAGTTACAAACGGCAACTTCATCTTTAGAGGTATACTCGATAATTTCGGTACACAGGTTAGAACTTTTAATGGTTCCTAAATTCTGCTGGTTAGATTTGCTGTTTGCAGCATCTTTAAATAACATGTATGGTGTACCGGTTTCGATCTGCGAATCTAAGATGGCAAACCAAAGTTCCTGAGCTTTAATAGTTTTACGGCCACGGTTTTCAGCTTCATATTTAGTATATAAATCTTCGAATTCCTTACCGAAACAATCTGCTAAGCCTGGTGCTTCGTGTGGGCAGAATAAGGTCCAGTCGCCATTATCTTTAACACGTTGCATAAACAAATCGTTAATCCAAAGGGCATAGAACAAATCGCGGGCACGCATTTCTTCTTTACCGTGGTTTTTACGAAGATCCAGGAATTCGAAAACATCAGCATGCCAAGGCTCTAAATAGATGGCAAAAGCACCTTTACGTTTACCTCCACCCTGATCTACATAACGGGCAGTATCGTTAAATACACGTAACATCGGGATGATACCATTACTTGTACCGTTTGTACCACCAATGTACGAACCTGTTGCGCGGATGTTGTGGATGCTTAAACCAATACCACCAGCACTTTGAGAAATTTTTGCGGTTTGCTTTAAAGTATCGTAAATACCTTCGATGCTATCATCCTGCATGGTTAACAAGAAACAAGATGACATTTGAGGTTTTGGTGTAGCAGCATTGAACAAAGTTGGTGTAGCATGTGTAAACCAACGCTCGCTCATTAAGTTATAAGTTTTGATGGCGCTTTCGATATCTTCTTTATGGATACCAACAGAAACGCGCATAAACAAATGTTGCGGGCGCTCTACAATCTGACCGTTAACTTTTAAAAGGTAAGATTTTTCTAAAGTTTTAAAACCGAAATAGTCGAAACCAAAATCGCGGTCGTAAATAATAGAACTATCTAAAATATCCTTGTTTTTTTCTATGATCTCATAAACATCATCAGCGATAAGAGGAGCCTCTTTCTGCGCTTTCGGGTCGAAATATTCGTACAACATTTTCATCGTACCCGAGAATGATTTAGTGGTATTTTTATGCAGGTTCGAAACCGCTATACGCGATGCCAGCAGCGCATAATCAGGGTGCTTTGTCGTTAACGAGGCAGCAGTTTCTGCAGCAAGGTTATCCAGCTCTGATGTAGTAACCCCATCATATAAGCCTTCGATTACCTTTTTGGCCACATCAATCGGGTCTACAAGGTCTGAATTTAAACTATAGCACAACTTTTGAATACGCGCTGTGATTTTGTCAAATTGCACCGCTTCTTTGCGGCCATCTCTTTTTAGTACGAACATATTTTATGAGATTTTTAGTTAATATTTAGTAGCGAGTATGAAGTATCAAGACTTAATGACCGCTTTATATTTTTTTGTTATTTATTAGTATCAAGTAGTGAGTATCAGGTATCAAGATTAAAACCTTCCGCCTTCTACTTTTTAGCCCTCTACCCTAGAAGTCTTCGTCTAAAGAAAACGCCTGTTTATTATTATCAGCAGCAGTTAATACACCACTTTTCTGATAATCGCCCACACGTTTCTCGAAGAAATTAGTTTTACCCTGTAATGAAATCATTTCCATAAAGTCGAATGGATTGGTTGCATTGTAGATTTTTTTGTAACCCAGCTCCTGTAACCACCTGTCGGCCACAAACTCGATATATTGACTCATTAATTTTGCATTCATACCAATAAGTGCAACTGGCAGAGCATCGGTAATAAATTCTTTTTCAATTTCAACCGCATCGCTGATGATGCCATGTACTTGTTCTTCGCTGAGTTTATTGCTCAACATGCTGTATAACAAGCATGCAAACTCGCAGTGAGAACCTTCATCTCTTGAGATTAACTCATTACTGAAAGTTAATCCAGGCATTAAGCCACGTTTTTTTAACCAGAAGATAGAGCAGAAACTTCCGCTGAAG
Proteins encoded in this region:
- a CDS encoding ribonucleoside-diphosphate reductase subunit alpha; translated protein: MFVLKRDGRKEAVQFDKITARIQKLCYSLNSDLVDPIDVAKKVIEGLYDGVTTSELDNLAAETAASLTTKHPDYALLASRIAVSNLHKNTTKSFSGTMKMLYEYFDPKAQKEAPLIADDVYEIIEKNKDILDSSIIYDRDFGFDYFGFKTLEKSYLLKVNGQIVERPQHLFMRVSVGIHKEDIESAIKTYNLMSERWFTHATPTLFNAATPKPQMSSCFLLTMQDDSIEGIYDTLKQTAKISQSAGGIGLSIHNIRATGSYIGGTNGTSNGIIPMLRVFNDTARYVDQGGGKRKGAFAIYLEPWHADVFEFLDLRKNHGKEEMRARDLFYALWINDLFMQRVKDNGDWTLFCPHEAPGLADCFGKEFEDLYTKYEAENRGRKTIKAQELWFAILDSQIETGTPYMLFKDAANSKSNQQNLGTIKSSNLCTEIIEYTSKDEVAVCNLASLALPRFVINGAFDHQKLYDVTYQATLNLNKIIDHNYYPVQEAENSNMRHRPVGLGVQGLADAFILLRLPFESDEAKRLNKDIFETIYFASMTASHDLAVKNGPYQTFKGSPLSKGKFQFDLWNVTPDSGRWDWDALRKKVVKDGVYNSLLVAPMPTASTSQILGNNECFEPYTSNIYTRRVLSGEFVVVNKHLLKDLVALGLWNNDMKNQIILANGSIQAIDTIPDYIKELYKTVWEIKMRNIIDMAADRGAYICQSQSLNLFVNAPNTSKLTSMHFYAWEKGLKTGMYYLRTQAASQAVKFTVENQGGKAIEAVIPAQMTQDQVAEEIVDGPVCSMEEGCISCSG